The Myotis daubentonii chromosome 19, mMyoDau2.1, whole genome shotgun sequence genome window below encodes:
- the SFSWAP gene encoding splicing factor, suppressor of white-apricot homolog isoform X3: MYGASGGRAKTERKSGAKEEAGPGGAGGGGSRVELLVFGYACKLFRDDERALALEQGQHLIPWMGDRKILIDRYDGRGHLHDLSEYDAEYSTWNRDYQLSEEEARIEALCDEERYLALHTDLLEEEARQEEEYKRLSEALAEDGTYNAVGFTYGSDYYDPSEPTEEEEPSRQREKSEADHVEENEEPFIAPVGLNVPPDVELPPTAKMHAIIERTARFVCRQGAQFEIMLKARQARNSQFDFLRFDHYLNPYYKFIQKAMKEGRYPVLAESRGDEKQKSGVSSDNEDDDDEGDGSYLHPSLFASKKCNRLEELMKPLKVVDPDHPLAMLVRKAQADSPAPTPPSAEGAAGQPSQVEYTSDSTVAAMYYSYYMLPDGTYCLAPPPPGVDVATYYSTLPAAVAVSSTAGVTATAPPPPGTTPPPPPTTVETSSGVTSTTITTSALAPVAAIIPPPPDIQPVIDKLAEYVARNGLKFETSVRAKNDQRFEFLQPWHQYNPYYEFKKQFFLQKEGGDGTQAVSAPEEAPAESAPEKPGDPGEEGVAEDPADTGGRGGPGGKKESASGKAAPDGKLVKASFAPISFAIKAKENDLLPLEKNRVKLDDDSDDDDESKEGQESAGAAASADPVAAPPCVVVEEKRPQLTQEELEAKQAKQKLEDRLAAAAREKLAQASKESKEKQLQAERKRKAALFLQTLKNPAPEAELGKAEESPFTVEEASPVACPLLSGGRPLPLVDVKPPEGPSSKSRDPPREEEREKKKKKHKKRSRTRSRSPKYHSSSKSRSRSHSKAKHSLPSAYRTARRSRSRSRSRSPRRRARSPERRREDRSVPAAYRGGSSPGASRKRARSRSPHEKKKKRRSRSRTKSKAESRSASPSKQAPRRHSAHSASISPVESRGSSQERSRGVSQEKEGQISSAIVSSVQSKITQDLMAKVRAMLAASKNMQTSAS; this comes from the exons ATGTACGGCGCGAGCGGCGGCCGCGCCAAAACCGAGAGGAAAAGTGGCGCGAAGGaggaggccgggccgggcggcgCCGGCGGCGGGGGGAGCCGAGTGGAGCTGCTGGTGTTCGGCTATGCCTGCAAGCTGTTCCGGGACGACGAgcgggccctggccctggagcaGGGGCAGCACCTCATCCCCTGGATGGGGGACCGCAAGATCCTCATCGACAG ATACGATGGGCGCGGTCACCTGCATGACCTTTCTGAGTACGATGCTGAGTATTCCACCTGGAACAGAGATTACCAGCTCTCGGAAGAGGAGGCGCGAATAGAGGCCCTGTGTGATGAAGAGAGGTATTTAGCCTTGCATACGGACTTGCTTGAGGAGGAGGCAAGGCAAG AGGAAGAATATAAGCGCCTGAGTGAAGCTCTGGCCGAGGACGGGACCTATAACGCGGTGGGGTTCACCTACGGGAGCGACTACTACGACCCGTCCGAGCCGACCGAGGAGGAGGAGCCTTCCAGACAGAGAG AAAAAAGTGAGGCTGACCACGTGGAGGAGAATGAGGAGCCCTTCATTGCCCCTGTGGGACTGAACGTGCCGCCGGATGTGGAGCTG CCGCCCACAGCCAAAATGCACGCCATCATCGAGCGCACGGCGCGCTTCGTGTGCCGGCAGGGGGCGCAGTTTGAAATCATGCTGAAAGCCAGGCAGGCCCGGAACTCGCAGTTTGACTTCCTGCGCTTCGACCACTACCTCAACCCCTACTACAAGTTCATCCAGAAGGCCATGAAGGAAGGGCGCTACCCGGTGCTGGCCGAGAGCAGAGGGGACGAGAAGCAGA AGTCGGGGGTCAGCTCGGACAACGAGGACGACGACGACGAGGGCGACGGCAGTTACCTGCACCCGTCTCTCTTCGCCTCCAAGAAGTGTAACCGCCTGGAGGAGCTGATGAAG CCTCTGAAGGTGGTGGACCCGGATCACCCCCTCGCCATGCTGGTCCGCAAAGCCCAGGCCGAcagtcctgcccccacccctccctcggCAGAAGGCGCAGCCGGGCAGCCCTCCCAGGTGGAGTACACCTCTGACT CGACTGTGGCCGCCATGTACTACAGCTACTACATGCTCCCGGACGGCACCTACTGCCTGGCCCCACCACCCCCGGGCGTCGACGTGGCCACCTACTACAGCACCCTGCCGGCCGCCGTGGCCGTGTCCAGCACTGCCGGAGTGACAGccaccgccccgcccccgcccgggaccacgcccccgccgccccccaccaccGTGGAGACGAGCAGTGGGGtgacctccaccaccatcaccacaag TGCGCTCGCTCCCGTGGCCGCCatcatccccccgccccccgacatcCAGCCCGTGATCGACAAGCTGGCCGAGTACGTGGCCAGGAACGGCCTCAAGTTCGAGACCAGCGTCCGAGCCAAGAACGACCAGAG GTTCGAGTTCCTCCAGCCGTGGCACCAGTACAACCCCTACTATGAGTTCAAGAAGCAGTTCTTCCTGCAGAAAGAAGGGGGCGACGGCACTCAG GCCGTGTCGGCACCAGAGGAGGCTCCTGCAGAGTCGGCCCCTGAAAAGCCCGGCGACCCGGGGGAGGAAGGTGTGGCTGAGGACCCGGCGGACACGGGAGGGAGAGGCGGCCCAGGGGGCAAGAAGGAGTCGGCGTCCGGGAAGGCTGCCCCGGACGGGAAGCTGGTGAAAG CCTCGTTTGCTCCCATCAGCTTTGCGATCAAGGCCAAAGAGAACGACCTGCTTCCCCTGGAGAAGAACCGGGTGAAGCTGGACGACGACAGTGACGACGACGACGAGAGCAAAGAGGGACAGGAGAGCGCGGGGGCCGCTGCGAGCGCCGACCCCGTGGCGGCCCCGCCCTGCGTGGTGGTGGAGGAGAAGCGGCCTCAGCTCACCCAGGAGGAGCTGGAAGCCAAGCAAG CGAAGCAAAAGCTGGAGGACCGCCTGGCCGCTGCCGCCAGGGAGAAGCTGGCCCAGGCGTCCAAGGAGTCGAAGGAGAAGCAGCTGCAAGCGGAGCGGAAGCGGAAAGCCGCTCTGTTCCTGCAAACCCTGAAGAACCCTGCGCCAGAGGCCGAGCTCGGGAAGGCCGAGGAGAGTCCTTTCACCGTGGAG GAAGCCAGCCCTGTGGCCTGCCCTCTCCTGAGTGGGGGCCGACCTCTGCCGCTTGTCGACGTGAAACCCCCGGAAGGGCCCTCGAGCAAAAGCAGGGACCCTCCccgagaagaagagagagagaagaagaagaagaagcacaAAAAACGGTCTCGAACAAGGTCGCGCTCCCCCAAGTACCACTCGTCGTCCAAGTCCCGGTCCCGGTCCCACTCGAAGGCGAAGCACTCCCTCCCCAGTGCCTACCGCACCGCGCGGCGCTCCAG GTCCCGGTCCCGGTCCCGGTCGCCGCGGAGAAGAGCTCGCTCCCCCGAGAGACGGAGGGAAGACAGGAGCGTGCCCGCCGCCTACCGGGGGGGCAGCAGCCCTGGCGCCAGCCGGAAGCGGGCCCGGTCCAG AAGCCCCCACGAGAAGAAGAAGAAGCGGCGCTCGCGGTCGCGGACCAAGTCCAAGGCCGAGTCCCGCTCAGCGTCCCCCAGCAAGCAGGCCCCGCGCCGGCACTCCGCCCACTCGGCCAGCATCTCTCCCGTGGAGAGTCGGGGCTCCAGCCAGGAGCGCTCCAG GGGCGTGTCTCAGGAGAAGGAGGGGCAGATCTCCTCGGCCATCGTGTCTTCTGTGCAGAGCAAGATCACTCAG GACCTCATGGCCAAAGTCCGAGCGATGCTCGCTGCCTCCAAGAACATGCAGACCAGCGCCTCCTGA
- the SFSWAP gene encoding splicing factor, suppressor of white-apricot homolog isoform X4, with the protein MYGASGGRAKTERKSGAKEEAGPGGAGGGGSRVELLVFGYACKLFRDDERALALEQGQHLIPWMGDRKILIDRYDGRGHLHDLSEYDAEYSTWNRDYQLSEEEARIEALCDEERYLALHTDLLEEEARQEEEYKRLSEALAEDGTYNAVGFTYGSDYYDPSEPTEEEEPSRQREKSEADHVEENEEPFIAPVGLNVPPDVELPPTAKMHAIIERTARFVCRQGAQFEIMLKARQARNSQFDFLRFDHYLNPYYKFIQKAMKEGRYPVLAESRGDEKQKSGVSSDNEDDDDEGDGSYLHPSLFASKKCNRLEELMKPLKVVDPDHPLAMLVRKAQADSPAPTPPSAEGAAGQPSQVEYTSDSTVAAMYYSYYMLPDGTYCLAPPPPGVDVATYYSTLPAAVAVSSTAGVTATAPPPPGTTPPPPPTTVETSSGVTSTTITTSALAPVAAIIPPPPDIQPVIDKLAEYVARNGLKFETSVRAKNDQRFEFLQPWHQYNPYYEFKKQFFLQKEGGDGTQPLSCLQAVSAPEEAPAESAPEKPGDPGEEGVAEDPADTGGRGGPGGKKESASGKAAPDGKLVKASFAPISFAIKAKENDLLPLEKNRVKLDDDSDDDDESKEGQESAGAAASADPVAAPPCVVVEEKRPQLTQEELEAKQAKQKLEDRLAAAAREKLAQASKESKEKQLQAERKRKAALFLQTLKNPAPEAELGKAEESPFTVEEASPVACPLLSGGRPLPLVDVKPPEGPSSKSRDPPREEEREKKKKKHKKRSRTRSRSPKYHSSSKSRSRSHSKAKHSLPSAYRTARRSRSRSRSRSPRRRARSPERRREDRSVPAAYRGGSSPGASRKRARSRSPHEKKKKRRSRSRTKSKAESRSASPSKQAPRRHSAHSASISPVESRGSSQERSRPQAAVRTASTLVVASLASQQRPPRPRARGWL; encoded by the exons ATGTACGGCGCGAGCGGCGGCCGCGCCAAAACCGAGAGGAAAAGTGGCGCGAAGGaggaggccgggccgggcggcgCCGGCGGCGGGGGGAGCCGAGTGGAGCTGCTGGTGTTCGGCTATGCCTGCAAGCTGTTCCGGGACGACGAgcgggccctggccctggagcaGGGGCAGCACCTCATCCCCTGGATGGGGGACCGCAAGATCCTCATCGACAG ATACGATGGGCGCGGTCACCTGCATGACCTTTCTGAGTACGATGCTGAGTATTCCACCTGGAACAGAGATTACCAGCTCTCGGAAGAGGAGGCGCGAATAGAGGCCCTGTGTGATGAAGAGAGGTATTTAGCCTTGCATACGGACTTGCTTGAGGAGGAGGCAAGGCAAG AGGAAGAATATAAGCGCCTGAGTGAAGCTCTGGCCGAGGACGGGACCTATAACGCGGTGGGGTTCACCTACGGGAGCGACTACTACGACCCGTCCGAGCCGACCGAGGAGGAGGAGCCTTCCAGACAGAGAG AAAAAAGTGAGGCTGACCACGTGGAGGAGAATGAGGAGCCCTTCATTGCCCCTGTGGGACTGAACGTGCCGCCGGATGTGGAGCTG CCGCCCACAGCCAAAATGCACGCCATCATCGAGCGCACGGCGCGCTTCGTGTGCCGGCAGGGGGCGCAGTTTGAAATCATGCTGAAAGCCAGGCAGGCCCGGAACTCGCAGTTTGACTTCCTGCGCTTCGACCACTACCTCAACCCCTACTACAAGTTCATCCAGAAGGCCATGAAGGAAGGGCGCTACCCGGTGCTGGCCGAGAGCAGAGGGGACGAGAAGCAGA AGTCGGGGGTCAGCTCGGACAACGAGGACGACGACGACGAGGGCGACGGCAGTTACCTGCACCCGTCTCTCTTCGCCTCCAAGAAGTGTAACCGCCTGGAGGAGCTGATGAAG CCTCTGAAGGTGGTGGACCCGGATCACCCCCTCGCCATGCTGGTCCGCAAAGCCCAGGCCGAcagtcctgcccccacccctccctcggCAGAAGGCGCAGCCGGGCAGCCCTCCCAGGTGGAGTACACCTCTGACT CGACTGTGGCCGCCATGTACTACAGCTACTACATGCTCCCGGACGGCACCTACTGCCTGGCCCCACCACCCCCGGGCGTCGACGTGGCCACCTACTACAGCACCCTGCCGGCCGCCGTGGCCGTGTCCAGCACTGCCGGAGTGACAGccaccgccccgcccccgcccgggaccacgcccccgccgccccccaccaccGTGGAGACGAGCAGTGGGGtgacctccaccaccatcaccacaag TGCGCTCGCTCCCGTGGCCGCCatcatccccccgccccccgacatcCAGCCCGTGATCGACAAGCTGGCCGAGTACGTGGCCAGGAACGGCCTCAAGTTCGAGACCAGCGTCCGAGCCAAGAACGACCAGAG GTTCGAGTTCCTCCAGCCGTGGCACCAGTACAACCCCTACTATGAGTTCAAGAAGCAGTTCTTCCTGCAGAAAGAAGGGGGCGACGGCACTCAG CCCCTTTCCTGTCTGCAGGCCGTGTCGGCACCAGAGGAGGCTCCTGCAGAGTCGGCCCCTGAAAAGCCCGGCGACCCGGGGGAGGAAGGTGTGGCTGAGGACCCGGCGGACACGGGAGGGAGAGGCGGCCCAGGGGGCAAGAAGGAGTCGGCGTCCGGGAAGGCTGCCCCGGACGGGAAGCTGGTGAAAG CCTCGTTTGCTCCCATCAGCTTTGCGATCAAGGCCAAAGAGAACGACCTGCTTCCCCTGGAGAAGAACCGGGTGAAGCTGGACGACGACAGTGACGACGACGACGAGAGCAAAGAGGGACAGGAGAGCGCGGGGGCCGCTGCGAGCGCCGACCCCGTGGCGGCCCCGCCCTGCGTGGTGGTGGAGGAGAAGCGGCCTCAGCTCACCCAGGAGGAGCTGGAAGCCAAGCAAG CGAAGCAAAAGCTGGAGGACCGCCTGGCCGCTGCCGCCAGGGAGAAGCTGGCCCAGGCGTCCAAGGAGTCGAAGGAGAAGCAGCTGCAAGCGGAGCGGAAGCGGAAAGCCGCTCTGTTCCTGCAAACCCTGAAGAACCCTGCGCCAGAGGCCGAGCTCGGGAAGGCCGAGGAGAGTCCTTTCACCGTGGAG GAAGCCAGCCCTGTGGCCTGCCCTCTCCTGAGTGGGGGCCGACCTCTGCCGCTTGTCGACGTGAAACCCCCGGAAGGGCCCTCGAGCAAAAGCAGGGACCCTCCccgagaagaagagagagagaagaagaagaagaagcacaAAAAACGGTCTCGAACAAGGTCGCGCTCCCCCAAGTACCACTCGTCGTCCAAGTCCCGGTCCCGGTCCCACTCGAAGGCGAAGCACTCCCTCCCCAGTGCCTACCGCACCGCGCGGCGCTCCAG GTCCCGGTCCCGGTCCCGGTCGCCGCGGAGAAGAGCTCGCTCCCCCGAGAGACGGAGGGAAGACAGGAGCGTGCCCGCCGCCTACCGGGGGGGCAGCAGCCCTGGCGCCAGCCGGAAGCGGGCCCGGTCCAG AAGCCCCCACGAGAAGAAGAAGAAGCGGCGCTCGCGGTCGCGGACCAAGTCCAAGGCCGAGTCCCGCTCAGCGTCCCCCAGCAAGCAGGCCCCGCGCCGGCACTCCGCCCACTCGGCCAGCATCTCTCCCGTGGAGAGTCGGGGCTCCAGCCAGGAGCGCTCCAG ACCTCAGGCCGCGGTGAGGACTGCGTCCACGCTGGTTGTTGCAAGCTTGGCCAGCCAGCAGCGCCCACCGCGTCCCCGGGCCCGCGGGTGGCTCTGA
- the SFSWAP gene encoding splicing factor, suppressor of white-apricot homolog isoform X8, which produces MYGASGGRAKTERKSGAKEEAGPGGAGGGGSRVELLVFGYACKLFRDDERALALEQGQHLIPWMGDRKILIDRYDGRGHLHDLSEYDAEYSTWNRDYQLSEEEARIEALCDEERYLALHTDLLEEEARQEEEYKRLSEALAEDGTYNAVGFTYGSDYYDPSEPTEEEEPSRQREKSEADHVEENEEPFIAPVGLNVPPDVELPPTAKMHAIIERTARFVCRQGAQFEIMLKARQARNSQFDFLRFDHYLNPYYKFIQKAMKEGRYPVLAESRGDEKQKSGVSSDNEDDDDEGDGSYLHPSLFASKKCNRLEELMKPLKVVDPDHPLAMLVRKAQADSPAPTPPSAEGAAGQPSQVEYTSDSTVAAMYYSYYMLPDGTYCLAPPPPGVDVATYYSTLPAAVAVSSTAGVTATAPPPPGTTPPPPPTTVETSSGVTSTTITTSALAPVAAIIPPPPDIQPVIDKLAEYVARNGLKFETSVRAKNDQRFEFLQPWHQYNPYYEFKKQFFLQKEGGDGTQPLSCLQAVSAPEEAPAESAPEKPGDPGEEGVAEDPADTGGRGGPGGKKESASGKAAPDGKLVKASFAPISFAIKAKENDLLPLEKNRVKLDDDSDDDDESKEGQESAGAAASADPVAAPPCVVVEEKRPQLTQEELEAKQAKQKLEDRLAAAAREKLAQASKESKEKQLQAERKRKAALFLQTLKNPAPEAELGKAEESPFTVEEASPVACPLLSGGRPLPLVDVKPPEGPSSKSRDPPREEEREKKKKKHKKRSRTRSRSPKYHSSSKSRSRSHSKAKHSLPSAYRTARRSRKKSIKTSSGEDFKKESIFYFLLNSKPQELLAGF; this is translated from the exons ATGTACGGCGCGAGCGGCGGCCGCGCCAAAACCGAGAGGAAAAGTGGCGCGAAGGaggaggccgggccgggcggcgCCGGCGGCGGGGGGAGCCGAGTGGAGCTGCTGGTGTTCGGCTATGCCTGCAAGCTGTTCCGGGACGACGAgcgggccctggccctggagcaGGGGCAGCACCTCATCCCCTGGATGGGGGACCGCAAGATCCTCATCGACAG ATACGATGGGCGCGGTCACCTGCATGACCTTTCTGAGTACGATGCTGAGTATTCCACCTGGAACAGAGATTACCAGCTCTCGGAAGAGGAGGCGCGAATAGAGGCCCTGTGTGATGAAGAGAGGTATTTAGCCTTGCATACGGACTTGCTTGAGGAGGAGGCAAGGCAAG AGGAAGAATATAAGCGCCTGAGTGAAGCTCTGGCCGAGGACGGGACCTATAACGCGGTGGGGTTCACCTACGGGAGCGACTACTACGACCCGTCCGAGCCGACCGAGGAGGAGGAGCCTTCCAGACAGAGAG AAAAAAGTGAGGCTGACCACGTGGAGGAGAATGAGGAGCCCTTCATTGCCCCTGTGGGACTGAACGTGCCGCCGGATGTGGAGCTG CCGCCCACAGCCAAAATGCACGCCATCATCGAGCGCACGGCGCGCTTCGTGTGCCGGCAGGGGGCGCAGTTTGAAATCATGCTGAAAGCCAGGCAGGCCCGGAACTCGCAGTTTGACTTCCTGCGCTTCGACCACTACCTCAACCCCTACTACAAGTTCATCCAGAAGGCCATGAAGGAAGGGCGCTACCCGGTGCTGGCCGAGAGCAGAGGGGACGAGAAGCAGA AGTCGGGGGTCAGCTCGGACAACGAGGACGACGACGACGAGGGCGACGGCAGTTACCTGCACCCGTCTCTCTTCGCCTCCAAGAAGTGTAACCGCCTGGAGGAGCTGATGAAG CCTCTGAAGGTGGTGGACCCGGATCACCCCCTCGCCATGCTGGTCCGCAAAGCCCAGGCCGAcagtcctgcccccacccctccctcggCAGAAGGCGCAGCCGGGCAGCCCTCCCAGGTGGAGTACACCTCTGACT CGACTGTGGCCGCCATGTACTACAGCTACTACATGCTCCCGGACGGCACCTACTGCCTGGCCCCACCACCCCCGGGCGTCGACGTGGCCACCTACTACAGCACCCTGCCGGCCGCCGTGGCCGTGTCCAGCACTGCCGGAGTGACAGccaccgccccgcccccgcccgggaccacgcccccgccgccccccaccaccGTGGAGACGAGCAGTGGGGtgacctccaccaccatcaccacaag TGCGCTCGCTCCCGTGGCCGCCatcatccccccgccccccgacatcCAGCCCGTGATCGACAAGCTGGCCGAGTACGTGGCCAGGAACGGCCTCAAGTTCGAGACCAGCGTCCGAGCCAAGAACGACCAGAG GTTCGAGTTCCTCCAGCCGTGGCACCAGTACAACCCCTACTATGAGTTCAAGAAGCAGTTCTTCCTGCAGAAAGAAGGGGGCGACGGCACTCAG CCCCTTTCCTGTCTGCAGGCCGTGTCGGCACCAGAGGAGGCTCCTGCAGAGTCGGCCCCTGAAAAGCCCGGCGACCCGGGGGAGGAAGGTGTGGCTGAGGACCCGGCGGACACGGGAGGGAGAGGCGGCCCAGGGGGCAAGAAGGAGTCGGCGTCCGGGAAGGCTGCCCCGGACGGGAAGCTGGTGAAAG CCTCGTTTGCTCCCATCAGCTTTGCGATCAAGGCCAAAGAGAACGACCTGCTTCCCCTGGAGAAGAACCGGGTGAAGCTGGACGACGACAGTGACGACGACGACGAGAGCAAAGAGGGACAGGAGAGCGCGGGGGCCGCTGCGAGCGCCGACCCCGTGGCGGCCCCGCCCTGCGTGGTGGTGGAGGAGAAGCGGCCTCAGCTCACCCAGGAGGAGCTGGAAGCCAAGCAAG CGAAGCAAAAGCTGGAGGACCGCCTGGCCGCTGCCGCCAGGGAGAAGCTGGCCCAGGCGTCCAAGGAGTCGAAGGAGAAGCAGCTGCAAGCGGAGCGGAAGCGGAAAGCCGCTCTGTTCCTGCAAACCCTGAAGAACCCTGCGCCAGAGGCCGAGCTCGGGAAGGCCGAGGAGAGTCCTTTCACCGTGGAG GAAGCCAGCCCTGTGGCCTGCCCTCTCCTGAGTGGGGGCCGACCTCTGCCGCTTGTCGACGTGAAACCCCCGGAAGGGCCCTCGAGCAAAAGCAGGGACCCTCCccgagaagaagagagagagaagaagaagaagaagcacaAAAAACGGTCTCGAACAAGGTCGCGCTCCCCCAAGTACCACTCGTCGTCCAAGTCCCGGTCCCGGTCCCACTCGAAGGCGAAGCACTCCCTCCCCAGTGCCTACCGCACCGCGCGGCGCTCCAG aaaaaaatcaataaaaacctcctcgggtgaggattttaaaaaagaaagtattttttattttctacttaactCTAAACCCCAGGAGCTACTGGCAGGTTTTTAA